A region of Subtercola boreus DNA encodes the following proteins:
- a CDS encoding GuaB1 family IMP dehydrogenase-related protein, with the protein MEFLTAHSQTDLTYSDVFLVPSRSNVGSRLDVSLAPDDGTGATIPLVAANMNSVTGPRLAATLARRGGLGVLPQDMHLQDLDAAIRWVKEQSPLFDTPFDFAPSATVEEALTVLPAVAGQGIVVHDTDGTFLGCIPALRLSSALPDARLGDLLHGPLTSLAADDFDTPRQAFDAMVAADLDFAPVMRHGRVIGTLSRIGALRSTIYEPAVDAQGRLRVAAAVGITGDVAAKARALAAAGVDVLVLDTAHGHQDGMISAIRAVRAAGLALPIVAGNVVTVEGVRDLAQAGADILKVGVGPGAMCTTRMMTAVGRPQFSAVLETAAAATLYGAHVWADGGVRYPRDVALALAAGAASVMIGSWFAGTIEAPGVLRQDASGRLYKENYGMASAKAVTDRFGRLGAYELARKQLFAEGISSSMIYLDPLRPSVEDLLDMITSGVRSSFTYAGARSVEEFHDRARVGVQSAAGYEEGKALPVSW; encoded by the coding sequence ATGGAGTTCCTCACCGCACACTCGCAGACAGATCTGACCTATTCCGATGTGTTCCTGGTGCCCTCGCGCTCGAACGTCGGCAGCCGGCTCGACGTGTCGCTGGCACCCGACGACGGCACCGGTGCGACGATTCCGCTGGTGGCGGCGAACATGAACTCGGTCACCGGTCCGCGTCTCGCGGCGACCCTCGCCCGGCGCGGCGGCCTCGGTGTGCTGCCGCAGGACATGCACCTCCAGGACCTCGACGCGGCCATCCGTTGGGTGAAGGAGCAGTCGCCCCTGTTCGACACTCCCTTCGACTTCGCTCCGTCGGCGACCGTCGAGGAGGCCCTCACCGTGCTGCCGGCCGTCGCCGGGCAGGGCATCGTGGTGCACGACACCGACGGCACGTTCCTCGGCTGCATCCCCGCCCTCCGGCTCTCCTCCGCGCTCCCCGACGCCCGGCTCGGCGATCTGCTGCACGGCCCGCTCACCTCGCTGGCGGCCGACGACTTCGACACCCCGCGCCAGGCATTCGACGCCATGGTCGCCGCCGACCTCGACTTCGCCCCGGTGATGCGCCACGGCAGGGTGATCGGCACGCTCAGCCGCATCGGTGCACTCCGTTCGACGATCTACGAGCCGGCGGTGGATGCCCAGGGGCGCCTCCGCGTGGCAGCAGCTGTCGGCATCACCGGTGATGTCGCAGCGAAGGCCCGCGCCTTGGCGGCTGCCGGCGTCGACGTTCTCGTGCTCGACACGGCCCACGGCCACCAGGACGGGATGATCTCCGCCATCAGGGCCGTGCGCGCTGCCGGACTCGCGCTGCCCATCGTTGCCGGGAACGTGGTGACGGTCGAGGGGGTGCGGGACCTCGCGCAGGCGGGCGCCGACATCCTGAAGGTGGGCGTCGGACCCGGGGCGATGTGCACGACGCGCATGATGACGGCCGTCGGGCGGCCCCAGTTCTCCGCGGTGCTAGAGACCGCCGCCGCGGCGACCCTCTACGGCGCGCACGTCTGGGCGGACGGGGGAGTACGCTACCCGCGCGACGTGGCGCTCGCGCTGGCGGCCGGCGCGGCATCCGTGATGATCGGCTCGTGGTTCGCGGGCACCATCGAGGCGCCCGGGGTCCTCCGGCAGGATGCTTCGGGCCGGCTCTACAAGGAGAACTACGGGATGGCCTCGGCGAAGGCCGTCACCGACCGGTTCGGGCGCCTCGGCGCGTACGAGCTGGCCCGCAAGCAGCTCTTCGCCGAGGGGATCTCGTCGAGCATGATCTACCTCGACCCTCTTCGGCCGTCGGTCGAGGACCTGCTCGACATGATCACGTCGGGGGTGCGCAGTTCGTTCACCTACGCGGGGGCGCGCTCGGTGGAGGAGTTCCACGACCGGGCCCGGGTCGGAGTGCAGTCGGCGGCGGGGTACGAGGAGGGCAAGGCGCTGCCGGTCTCCTGGTAG
- the rsgA gene encoding ribosome small subunit-dependent GTPase A, with product MTWWSDGADDEPDEFDEFDESSIRSRPNPKGNRPRTKQRPEHKGAEHGRVLSVDRGRFGVLVRENSAEEAVITASRARELGRLGIVTGDTVHLVGDTSGAEGSLARIVRVDDRKTLLRRSADDSDAVERVIVANADQMLIVVAAANPEPRANLIDRYLIAAFDAGLAPILCITKTDVADPTSFLEQFDCFDLEIIMGAKDDFPLDALKELLVGHTTVTVGHSGVGKSTLVNALVPGTDRAVGRVNDVTGRGRHTSSSTVCLRVRDSSGNPGWIIDTPGVRSFGLGHVEPANILKSFANYAIPAATLPKSAGGIELSQAHDWEIVDRVSAGELGESGKARLESLQKIIATLEK from the coding sequence GTGACCTGGTGGAGCGACGGGGCCGACGACGAGCCCGACGAGTTCGACGAATTCGATGAGTCGAGCATCCGGAGCAGGCCGAACCCCAAGGGCAACCGGCCCCGTACCAAGCAGCGCCCCGAGCACAAGGGGGCCGAGCATGGCCGGGTGCTGAGCGTCGACCGCGGCCGGTTCGGGGTGCTGGTGCGCGAGAACTCCGCCGAGGAGGCTGTGATCACGGCCTCCCGTGCGCGCGAGCTCGGGCGGCTCGGCATCGTGACCGGCGACACGGTGCACCTCGTGGGCGACACGAGCGGGGCGGAGGGTTCGCTCGCCCGCATCGTGCGGGTGGATGACCGGAAGACCCTGCTGCGCCGGAGCGCCGACGACTCCGACGCCGTCGAACGCGTGATCGTGGCGAACGCCGACCAGATGCTGATCGTGGTCGCCGCCGCCAACCCGGAACCCCGTGCGAACCTCATCGACCGGTACCTGATCGCGGCCTTCGACGCGGGTCTCGCCCCGATCCTCTGCATCACGAAGACCGATGTCGCCGACCCGACCTCGTTCCTGGAGCAGTTCGACTGCTTCGACCTCGAGATCATCATGGGCGCGAAGGACGACTTCCCGCTGGATGCCCTGAAGGAGCTGCTCGTCGGGCACACCACGGTGACCGTCGGGCACTCCGGCGTCGGCAAGTCGACGCTCGTGAACGCTCTCGTACCCGGAACGGATCGGGCCGTGGGCCGGGTGAACGACGTCACGGGGCGCGGCCGGCACACCTCGTCGTCGACCGTGTGCCTCCGCGTGCGCGACTCGAGCGGCAACCCGGGCTGGATCATCGACACGCCCGGCGTGCGCTCCTTCGGCCTGGGGCACGTCGAGCCCGCGAACATCCTGAAGTCGTTCGCCAACTACGCGATCCCGGCTGCGACGCTCCCGAAGTCGGCGGGCGGCATCGAGCTCAGCCAGGCCCACGACTGGGAGATCGTCGACCGTGTCTCGGCCGGGGAGCTCGGCGAGAGCGGCAAGGCGCGCCTCGAGTCGCTGCAGAAGATCATCGCCACCCTCGAGAAGTAG
- a CDS encoding inositol monophosphatase family protein, translating into MNRANEHSLADDLRLALELADAADAISADRFRALDLVVEQKPDRTPVTDADRAVERAIRDGLARERPGDAILGEEFGEDPGTGDGATTAPPGTGDGATTAPPGTGDGATTAPPGTGDGATTAPPGSATRNTPHRQWIIDPIDGTANFLRGVPVWATLIALVIDGTPVLGVVSSPAFAKRWWASTGRGAWLSDAGGEPRRLAVSKVATLANASISYNSLKGWDEAGRLDALLRLSRAVWRTRAYGEMWAYMMVAEGLVDVSGEYDLQPHDVAALIPIVEEAGGRFTGLAGEDALWSGSALATNGVLHTETLTVLAES; encoded by the coding sequence GTGAACCGAGCGAACGAACACAGCCTGGCCGACGACCTGCGGCTCGCCCTCGAACTGGCCGATGCGGCTGACGCCATCTCGGCCGACCGGTTCCGCGCCCTCGACCTCGTGGTCGAGCAGAAGCCCGACCGCACGCCGGTCACGGATGCCGACCGGGCCGTGGAGCGGGCCATCCGCGACGGGCTCGCCCGGGAGCGTCCCGGCGACGCGATCCTCGGCGAGGAGTTCGGCGAAGATCCCGGCACCGGCGACGGCGCCACCACCGCCCCACCCGGCACCGGCGACGGCGCCACCACCGCCCCACCCGGCACCGGCGACGGCGCCACCACCGCCCCACCCGGCACCGGCGACGGCGCCACCACCGCCCCACCCGGCAGCGCTACCCGCAACACCCCGCACCGGCAGTGGATCATCGACCCGATCGACGGCACCGCGAACTTCCTCCGCGGCGTGCCGGTATGGGCCACGCTGATCGCCCTCGTCATCGACGGCACCCCGGTGCTCGGCGTCGTGAGCTCCCCCGCCTTCGCGAAGCGCTGGTGGGCCTCCACCGGCCGGGGCGCCTGGCTGAGCGACGCCGGCGGCGAACCGCGCCGCCTCGCGGTCTCGAAGGTGGCCACGCTCGCCAACGCCTCGATCAGCTACAACTCCCTGAAGGGCTGGGACGAAGCCGGCCGGCTCGATGCCCTACTGCGCCTCTCGCGCGCCGTCTGGCGAACGCGTGCCTACGGCGAGATGTGGGCGTACATGATGGTGGCCGAGGGCCTCGTCGACGTCTCGGGTGAGTACGATCTGCAGCCCCACGACGTCGCTGCGCTCATCCCGATCGTCGAGGAGGCCGGCGGCCGGTTCACCGGGCTCGCGGGCGAGGACGCCCTCTGGTCTGGCAGCGCGCTGGCAACAAACGGAGTGTTGCACACCGAAACGCTCACGGTGCTGGCTGAAAGCTAG
- a CDS encoding sigma-70 family RNA polymerase sigma factor: protein MTTVNTDPRALFEEQAIPFLDQLYGAALRMTRNPADAQDLVQETFVKAYAAFAQFEQGTNLKAWLYRILTNTFINVYRKKQRDPYQGTTSDLEDWQLGNAESATATGTSSRSAEAEAIDHLPDSAVKDALQSIPEDFRLAVYLADVEGFSYQEIADIMKTPVGTVMSRLHRGRRLLRGLLTEYAEGRGIPVAAAETKTASSAKTAAKAPARARTKKTTPAASPAAGSKGSTT from the coding sequence ATGACAACTGTGAACACTGACCCCCGTGCGCTCTTCGAGGAGCAGGCGATTCCCTTCCTCGACCAGCTCTACGGTGCTGCGCTCCGCATGACCCGGAACCCCGCCGACGCCCAGGACCTCGTGCAGGAGACCTTCGTCAAGGCCTACGCCGCGTTCGCCCAGTTCGAGCAGGGCACGAACCTGAAGGCCTGGCTCTACCGCATCCTCACGAACACGTTCATCAACGTGTACCGCAAGAAGCAGCGCGACCCCTACCAGGGCACGACGAGCGACCTCGAGGACTGGCAGCTCGGCAACGCCGAATCCGCCACCGCGACCGGCACCTCGTCGCGGTCGGCCGAGGCGGAGGCCATCGACCACCTGCCGGACAGTGCGGTGAAGGATGCCCTGCAGTCCATCCCCGAAGACTTTCGTCTGGCCGTGTACCTGGCCGACGTTGAGGGCTTCTCCTACCAGGAGATCGCCGACATCATGAAGACTCCGGTCGGAACCGTGATGAGTCGCCTGCACCGTGGCCGGCGACTGCTCCGCGGGTTGCTGACCGAGTATGCGGAGGGCCGGGGCATCCCGGTCGCTGCCGCGGAGACAAAGACGGCTTCGTCAGCGAAGACGGCCGCCAAGGCTCCAGCCCGAGCACGAACGAAGAAGACCACTCCGGCGGCCTCGCCCGCTGCCGGTTCGAAGGGAAGCACGACATGA
- the aroA gene encoding 3-phosphoshikimate 1-carboxyvinyltransferase produces MLISRYSAPDFNPYGDSAPVGPDPDWAAPRARGPLVATVALPGSKSLTNRELVLAALADGPSRLAAPLRSRDTTLMADALRSLGVTIEDVPPAPGPAAGRFGPDWLVTPADELIGSTTVDCGLAGTVMRFLPPVAALALGPVVFDGDEGARRRPMATTISSLRALGVDINADGRQNLPFTVYGSGSVEGGEITIDASSSSQFVSGLLLAASRFDRGLTLRHEGERLPSLPHIEMTIAALSARGVTVTSPEPGVWAVEPGPLAALDVAIEPDLSNAAPFLAAALVTGGSVTFVGWPAHTTQVGAHLAALLPLFGAAVSREGDRLTVTGGSGIHGVDLDLSAGGELAPAIVAIAALADSPSTITGIGHIRHHETDRLAALAAEINGLGGNVTELDDGLRIEPRPLSGGLWHTYHDHRMAHAGAIIGLAVDGVVVEDIATTAKTLPEFAALWEALVFGEPGQRAVTSVDVAGADVAGVDVAGAPAPGAPAPADADPSTEPPR; encoded by the coding sequence ATGCTGATCTCGAGATATTCCGCCCCCGACTTCAACCCGTACGGCGACTCCGCTCCCGTCGGACCGGATCCCGACTGGGCCGCACCCCGCGCCCGCGGCCCCCTCGTCGCGACCGTCGCCCTGCCGGGGTCGAAGAGCCTCACCAACCGCGAACTCGTGCTCGCCGCCCTCGCCGACGGGCCCTCGCGCCTGGCTGCGCCGCTCCGCTCGCGCGACACCACCCTGATGGCCGACGCCCTCCGCTCGCTCGGTGTGACGATCGAGGACGTTCCTCCCGCACCCGGCCCTGCGGCCGGCCGGTTCGGCCCGGACTGGCTCGTCACGCCCGCCGACGAGCTGATCGGCAGCACCACCGTCGACTGCGGGCTCGCCGGGACGGTCATGCGCTTCCTGCCTCCGGTCGCCGCCCTCGCCCTCGGCCCCGTGGTGTTCGACGGTGACGAGGGGGCGCGCCGCCGCCCGATGGCCACCACGATCTCCTCGCTCCGCGCCCTCGGCGTCGACATCAACGCCGACGGCCGCCAGAACCTGCCGTTCACCGTCTACGGTTCGGGCAGCGTCGAGGGCGGCGAGATCACGATCGACGCCTCCTCGTCGTCGCAGTTCGTCTCCGGCTTGCTGCTCGCCGCCTCCCGGTTCGACAGGGGGCTGACTCTCCGTCACGAGGGCGAGCGGCTGCCGAGCTTGCCGCACATAGAGATGACGATCGCCGCGCTTTCTGCCCGGGGTGTCACGGTCACCTCCCCCGAGCCCGGCGTGTGGGCCGTGGAGCCCGGCCCCCTCGCCGCGCTCGACGTCGCCATCGAACCCGACCTCTCCAATGCGGCACCGTTCCTCGCCGCGGCCCTGGTGACCGGCGGATCCGTCACCTTCGTCGGCTGGCCCGCCCACACCACGCAGGTGGGTGCCCACCTCGCCGCGCTGCTGCCGCTGTTCGGCGCGGCCGTCTCCCGTGAGGGCGACCGGCTGACCGTGACGGGGGGTTCGGGAATCCACGGCGTCGACCTCGACCTCTCGGCGGGCGGCGAACTGGCCCCGGCGATCGTCGCCATCGCGGCCCTCGCCGACTCCCCCAGCACCATCACCGGGATCGGTCACATCCGGCACCACGAAACCGACCGTCTGGCGGCCCTCGCGGCCGAGATCAACGGGCTGGGCGGCAACGTCACCGAGCTCGACGACGGCCTGCGGATCGAGCCGCGCCCGCTCAGCGGCGGCCTCTGGCACACCTACCACGACCACCGCATGGCGCACGCCGGGGCGATCATCGGCCTCGCGGTCGACGGCGTGGTCGTCGAGGACATCGCGACGACAGCGAAGACCCTGCCCGAGTTCGCCGCGCTCTGGGAGGCGCTGGTGTTCGGCGAGCCCGGCCAGCGGGCGGTCACGAGTGTGGATGTCGCGGGTGCGGACGTCGCGGGCGTGGATGTCGCGGGCGCTCCCGCCCCGGGCGCTCCCGCCCCGGCCGACGCCGACCCGAGCACGGAGCCGCCTCGGTGA
- a CDS encoding zf-HC2 domain-containing protein, which translates to MTDCGCTKAKAELEEFLHNELESHDAADIREHIAGCSDCSSELHIGVVLTEAVQRACKEVAPEELRDQVLFSIRQIQSTH; encoded by the coding sequence ATGACCGACTGCGGCTGCACCAAAGCCAAGGCTGAACTCGAAGAGTTCCTCCACAACGAACTCGAGAGCCACGACGCTGCCGACATCCGGGAGCACATCGCCGGATGCTCGGACTGCTCCTCGGAGCTGCACATCGGGGTCGTGCTGACCGAAGCCGTCCAGCGCGCCTGCAAGGAGGTCGCTCCCGAGGAGCTCCGCGACCAGGTGTTGTTCAGCATCCGCCAGATCCAGAGCACCCACTAG
- a CDS encoding multifunctional oxoglutarate decarboxylase/oxoglutarate dehydrogenase thiamine pyrophosphate-binding subunit/dihydrolipoyllysine-residue succinyltransferase subunit — MSSQLTGTGTDDGSSGEFGANEWLVDELYEQYLVDKNSVDQSWWAILENYRPSGGEAGGAGADTAAAAEAPSAGDASTGEAQIPDEIPTQDVATPAAPAPAAQPTAAPAAPAADAAPATQPVARTTSREPSPQPIPAEATVRAQSDEAAEQDKVTPLRGPAKSLATNMDASLTVPTATSVRSIPAKLLIDNRIVINSNLKRARGGKVSFTHLIGWALVQVLKDFPSQNVYYDVQNEKPVVVSPAHVGLGIAIDMPKPDGTRSLVVPAIKRADTMHFGEFLAAYDELVAKARGSKLTAGDFQGATISLTNPGGIGTVHSIPRLMKGSGAIIGAGALEYPAEFQGASTKTLTDLGIGKVITLTSTYDHRVIQGAGSGEFLKKVHELLIGERGFYENIFAELRIPYVPIHWNSDISVDVSDTVNKTARVQELINSFRVRGHLMADIDPLEYKQRTHPDLDIESHGLTLWDLDREFVTGGLGKPSLLLRDILGILRDAYCRKTGIEYMHIQDPEQRKWIQGKIERPYAKPGHDEQMRILSKLNESEAFETFLQTKYVGQKRFSLEGGESTIALLDAVLQAAADEGLDEVAIGMAHRGRLNVLTNIAGKTYGQIFREFEGTQDPRTVQGSGDVKYHLGTEGTFTGTEGKEIPVYIAANPSHLEAVDGVLEGIVRAKQDRKPKGTFSTLPILVHGDAAMAGQGIVYETLQMEKLRGYKIGGTIHVNINNQVGFTTRPSDSRSSVYSTDVAKSIQAPIFHVNGDDPESVVRVAQLAFEYRQRFHADVVIDLICYRRRGHNEGDDPSMTQPLMYNLIEAKRSVRKLYTESLIGRGDISQEEYEAAHRDFQDRLERAFAETHAAQTSSIPIITDDMNAVSDLERPEAQQADDSGAGEPETTGVAASTVALIGDAFNNPPAGFTVHPKLQQLLQKRVDMSRNGGIDWAFGELLALGSLLLEGTPVRFSGQDTRRGTFVQRHAVLHDRDNGQEWLPLVNLSDNQARFWIYDSLLSEYAAMGFEYGYSVERPDALVLWEAQFGDFANGAQIIIDEFISSAEQKWGQRSSLVLLLPHGYEGQGPDHSSARIERYLQLCAENNMTVARPSTPASYFHLLRRQAYARPRRPLIVFTPKAMLRLRGATSSVEDLTQGKFEPVLDDPRTSAGIDRSGVKRVLLMAGKVYYDLLNELQKTPNDEVALVRLEQYYPLPAAELNEIIASYPNAELVWVQDEPQNQGAWPFVCLELASRLPAGRTVRVTSRAAAASPAAGSAKRHAREQADLLQRALTL, encoded by the coding sequence GTGTCAAGCCAGTTGACCGGAACGGGAACTGACGACGGTTCGTCGGGCGAATTCGGAGCCAACGAGTGGTTGGTCGACGAGCTGTACGAGCAGTACCTCGTCGACAAGAACTCGGTGGACCAGTCCTGGTGGGCGATCCTCGAGAACTACAGGCCGAGCGGCGGTGAGGCGGGCGGCGCTGGAGCCGATACTGCGGCCGCTGCCGAAGCCCCGAGTGCCGGGGACGCGTCCACCGGCGAGGCGCAGATCCCCGACGAGATCCCGACGCAGGATGTCGCGACCCCCGCCGCACCGGCTCCCGCTGCACAGCCCACGGCAGCACCGGCCGCCCCTGCCGCTGACGCGGCACCCGCCACGCAGCCCGTGGCCCGCACCACCTCCCGCGAGCCGAGCCCCCAGCCGATCCCGGCCGAGGCGACCGTCCGGGCGCAGTCCGACGAGGCGGCCGAGCAGGACAAGGTGACTCCGCTCCGCGGCCCCGCCAAGTCCCTCGCGACCAACATGGACGCGAGCCTCACCGTCCCGACGGCGACGAGTGTCCGGAGCATCCCCGCGAAGCTCCTCATCGACAACCGCATCGTCATCAACTCCAACCTGAAGCGGGCTCGAGGCGGCAAGGTCAGCTTCACCCACCTCATCGGCTGGGCGCTCGTGCAGGTGCTGAAGGACTTCCCGAGCCAGAACGTCTACTACGACGTGCAGAACGAGAAGCCCGTCGTCGTCTCCCCCGCCCACGTCGGCCTCGGGATCGCGATCGACATGCCGAAGCCCGACGGCACCCGCTCGCTCGTCGTGCCCGCGATCAAGCGTGCGGACACCATGCACTTCGGCGAGTTCCTCGCCGCCTACGACGAACTCGTCGCGAAGGCCCGCGGCAGCAAGCTGACGGCCGGCGACTTCCAGGGGGCGACGATCTCGCTCACCAACCCGGGTGGGATCGGCACGGTCCACTCGATCCCCCGGCTCATGAAGGGCTCGGGCGCCATCATCGGCGCCGGCGCCCTCGAGTACCCGGCCGAGTTCCAGGGCGCCTCGACGAAGACGCTCACCGACCTCGGCATCGGCAAGGTCATCACCCTCACGAGCACCTATGACCACCGGGTCATCCAGGGCGCCGGATCGGGTGAGTTCCTGAAGAAGGTGCACGAGCTGCTGATCGGCGAGCGCGGCTTCTACGAGAACATCTTCGCCGAGCTCCGGATCCCCTACGTGCCGATCCACTGGAACTCCGACATCTCGGTCGACGTCAGCGACACCGTCAACAAGACGGCGCGCGTGCAGGAACTGATCAACTCGTTCCGCGTGCGCGGCCACCTGATGGCCGACATCGATCCGCTGGAGTACAAGCAGCGCACCCACCCCGACCTCGACATCGAGAGCCACGGGCTCACCCTGTGGGACCTCGACCGCGAGTTCGTCACGGGCGGCCTCGGCAAGCCGTCGCTGCTGCTCCGCGACATCCTCGGCATCCTCCGTGACGCCTACTGCCGGAAGACCGGCATCGAGTACATGCACATCCAGGATCCGGAGCAGCGCAAGTGGATCCAGGGCAAGATCGAGCGCCCCTACGCGAAGCCCGGCCATGACGAGCAGATGCGCATCCTGTCGAAGCTCAACGAGTCCGAAGCCTTCGAGACCTTCCTCCAGACGAAGTACGTCGGCCAGAAGCGTTTCAGCCTCGAGGGCGGCGAGTCGACGATCGCCCTGCTGGATGCCGTGCTGCAGGCCGCGGCAGACGAAGGTCTCGACGAGGTCGCGATCGGCATGGCCCACCGTGGCCGCCTGAACGTGCTCACGAACATCGCCGGAAAGACCTACGGCCAGATCTTCCGCGAGTTCGAGGGAACGCAGGATCCCCGCACTGTGCAGGGCTCGGGAGACGTGAAGTACCACCTCGGCACTGAGGGCACCTTCACGGGCACCGAGGGCAAGGAGATCCCGGTGTACATCGCGGCGAACCCCTCGCACCTCGAGGCTGTCGACGGTGTGCTCGAAGGCATCGTGCGTGCCAAGCAGGACCGGAAGCCGAAAGGCACCTTCTCGACGCTCCCGATCCTCGTGCACGGCGACGCGGCGATGGCCGGGCAGGGCATCGTCTACGAGACCCTGCAGATGGAGAAGCTCCGCGGGTACAAGATCGGCGGCACGATCCACGTCAACATCAACAACCAGGTCGGGTTCACGACGCGCCCGAGCGATTCACGCTCCTCCGTGTACTCAACCGACGTGGCGAAGTCGATCCAGGCACCGATCTTCCACGTGAACGGCGACGACCCCGAGTCGGTCGTGCGCGTGGCGCAGCTCGCCTTCGAATACCGCCAGCGCTTCCACGCCGACGTCGTGATCGACCTGATCTGCTACCGCCGCCGCGGGCACAACGAGGGAGACGACCCCTCGATGACCCAGCCGCTGATGTACAACCTGATCGAGGCCAAGCGGTCGGTGCGAAAGCTCTACACCGAGTCGCTCATCGGCCGCGGCGACATCAGCCAGGAGGAGTACGAGGCCGCTCACCGCGACTTCCAGGACCGCCTCGAGCGGGCCTTCGCCGAGACGCACGCCGCGCAGACCTCCTCCATCCCGATCATCACCGACGACATGAACGCCGTCAGCGACCTCGAGCGCCCAGAAGCGCAGCAGGCCGACGACAGCGGAGCCGGCGAACCGGAGACGACCGGGGTCGCGGCATCCACCGTCGCCCTGATCGGTGATGCGTTCAACAACCCGCCCGCCGGTTTCACCGTGCACCCGAAGCTGCAGCAGCTGCTGCAGAAGCGCGTCGACATGAGCCGCAACGGCGGCATCGACTGGGCGTTCGGCGAGCTGCTCGCGCTCGGCTCCCTGCTGCTGGAAGGCACCCCGGTGCGCTTCTCGGGCCAGGACACCAGGCGCGGCACGTTCGTGCAGCGCCACGCTGTGCTCCACGACCGTGACAACGGCCAGGAGTGGCTGCCGCTCGTGAACCTCAGCGACAACCAGGCCCGGTTCTGGATCTACGACTCGCTGCTCAGCGAATACGCGGCCATGGGCTTCGAATACGGCTACTCGGTCGAGCGCCCCGACGCCCTCGTGCTCTGGGAGGCCCAGTTCGGCGACTTCGCCAACGGCGCCCAGATCATCATCGACGAGTTCATCTCGTCGGCCGAGCAGAAGTGGGGCCAGCGTTCATCGCTCGTGCTGCTGCTGCCGCACGGCTACGAAGGCCAGGGCCCCGACCACTCGTCGGCCCGCATCGAGCGCTACCTGCAGCTGTGCGCGGAGAACAACATGACCGTGGCTCGCCCGTCGACGCCCGCGTCGTACTTCCACCTGCTGCGCCGCCAGGCCTACGCCCGGCCCCGCCGCCCGCTGATCGTCTTCACCCCGAAGGCGATGCTGCGACTGCGTGGCGCCACGAGTTCTGTCGAAGACCTCACGCAGGGCAAGTTCGAGCCGGTTCTGGATGATCCCCGCACCTCGGCCGGTATCGACAGGTCGGGCGTGAAGCGCGTTCTGCTGATGGCGGGCAAGGTCTACTACGACCTGCTCAACGAGCTGCAGAAGACGCCGAACGACGAAGTCGCGCTGGTTCGGCTCGAGCAGTACTACCCGCTGCCCGCCGCCGAGCTCAACGAGATCATCGCGTCGTACCCGAACGCCGAACTGGTGTGGGTGCAGGATGAGCCGCAGAACCAGGGTGCCTGGCCGTTCGTGTGCCTCGAGCTGGCCTCGCGCCTGCCCGCCGGCCGCACGGTGCGCGTCACCTCCCGCGCAGCGGCGGCATCGCCGGCCGCAGGTTCCGCCAAGCGTCACGCCCGCGAACAGGCCGACCTGCTCCAGCGCGCGCTGACCCTGTAG